A genomic segment from Zonotrichia albicollis isolate bZonAlb1 chromosome 21, bZonAlb1.hap1, whole genome shotgun sequence encodes:
- the LOC102061105 gene encoding torsin-1A, whose product MKLRRGALRAALALVLLPLLTPAGAVEPISVGLAIAGAAASALTGFISYPRIYCYFRECCLQRHEPRAAAALQQNLDKKLFGQHLVSKVVVKAVRGFLNNTNAKKPLALSLHGWTGTGKNFVSKIVAESIYKKGLQSKYVHQFVATLHFPHAHSINLYKDQLQSWIRGNVSVCPRSLFIFDEMDKMHAGLIDSIKPFLDYYELLDGVSYRQAIFIFLSNAGAEKITEVALDFWRNGRTREDIQLTDIQNALSVSVFNNKNSGFWHSTLIDRNLIDYFIPFLPLEYKHVKMCVRVEIESRGYAVDEDIVSRIAEEMTYFPREERIYSDKGCKTVDAKLDYYYDF is encoded by the exons aTGAAGCTGCGGCGGGGCGCGCTGCGGGCGGCCCTGGCGCTGGTGCTGCTGCCGCTCCTCACGCCGgccggtgccgtggagcccaTCAGCGTGGGACTCGCCATCgcgggcgccgccgcctcggccCTCACCGGCTTCATCTCCTACCCGCGGATCTACTGCTACTTCAGGGAGTGCTGCCTGCAGCGGCACGAGCCGCGCGCCGCCGCCG ctctgcagcagaatTTGGACAAGAAGCTCTTCGGCCAGCACTTGGTGAGCAAGGTGGTTGTAAAAGCCGTGAGGGGTTTCTTGAACAATACCAACGCCAAAAAGCCTCTGGCGCTTTCCTTGCACGGGTGGACTGGAACAGGCAAAAACTTTGTCAGTAAGATCGTCGCTGAAAGCATTTATAAAAAAGGTCTGCAGAGTAAATATGTCCATCAGTTCGTGGCAACTTTACACTTTCCTCACGCTCACAGCATCAATCTCTACAAG GACCAGCTGCAGTCGTGGATTCGGGGAAATGTGAGCGTCTGTCCCCGCTCACTCTTCATATTTGATGAAATGGATAAAATGCACGCAGGGCTCATTGACTCCATCAAGCCCTTCCTGGATTACTATGAGCTGCTGGATGGGGTGTCCTACAGACAAGCCATCTTCATCTTCCTCAG CAATGCAGGAGCTGAAAAGATAACAGAGGTAGCACTAGATTTCTGGAGAAATGGGAGGACAAGGGAAGACATCCAGCTCACAGATATCCAAAATGCACTCTCTGTGTCTGTCTTCAACAACAAAAATA gtggattttggcACAGCACCTTGATTGACAGAAACCTCATTGACTACTTCATTCCTTTCCTGCCTCTGGAGTACAAACATGTGAAAATGTGTGTCAGGGTTGAGATTGAGTCTCGTGGCTATGCTGTGGATGAAGACATTGTGAGCAGGATAGCTGAAGAAATGACCTACTTCCCCAGAGAGGAGAGAATCTATTCAGATAAAGGATGTAAAACTGTGGATGCAAAGCTGGATTATTATTATGACTTCTGA
- the C21H9orf78 gene encoding splicing factor C9orf78 homolog, with translation MPGQKSFRRRREDEDEEEEDEQLAEEVRLKLEEAKEVQSLRKRPNGVSAVALLVGEKLQEEATLVDDPFKIKSGGMVDMKKLKERGKDRINEEEDLNLGTSFSAETNRRDEDADMMKYIETELKKRKGIVENEEQKVKLKNAEDSLYELPENIRVSSAKKTEEMLSNQMLSGIPEVDLGIDAKIKNIISTEEAKAKLLAEQQNKKKDSETSFVPTNMAVNYVQHNRFYHEELNAPVRRNKEEPKPRPLRVGDTERPEPERSPPNRKRPLNEKATDDYHYEKFKKMNRRY, from the exons ATGCCGGGCCAGAAATCCTTCCGGCGGCGCAGGGAGGacgaggatgaggaagaggaggacgAGCAGCTCGCCGAGGAGGTCAG GTTAAAACTTGAGGAAGCCAAAGAAGTTCAGAGCCTCAGAAAGCGGCCCAATGGGGTGAG TGCTGTAGCTCTGCTGGTGGGAGAGAAGCTGCAAGAAGAAGCCACACTTGTG GATGACCCATTTAAGATAAAATCTGGGGGAATGGTGGACATGAAGAAGCTGAAAGAAAGAGGCAAGGACAG GATTAATGAAGAGGAAGATCTGAACTTGGGAACTTCCTTCTCAGCAGAAACCAACAGGCGGGATGAAGATGCTGACAT GATGAAGTACATTGAGACTGAGCTGaagaagagaaagggaattGTGGAGAACGAGGAGCAGAAGGTGAAGCTTAAGAATGCTGAGGACTCCCTGTATGAGCTGCCAGAGAACATCCGTGTCTCCTCTGCCAAGAAGACTGAGGAGATGTTGTCCAACCAGATGCTGAGTGGCATTCCTGAAGTGGACCTGGGGATTGA tgcaaaaataaaaaacatcatCTCAACTGAAGAGGCCAAGGCcaagctgctggcagagcagcagaacaaaaagaaagacaGTGAAACTTCCTTTGTTCCCACCAACATGGCTGTTAATTATGTCCAGCACAACAGAT tTTATCATGAGGAGCTGAATGCTCCAGTGCGAAGGAACAAGGAGGAGCCAAAGCCGCGCCCGCTGAGGGTGGGGGACACGGAGAGGCCGGAGCCTGAGA GGTCTCCTCCAAATCGCAAACGTCCCCTCAATGAAAAAGCCACAGATGATTATCACTATGAGAAGTTCAAGAAGATGAACAGGCGATACTGA
- the USP20 gene encoding ubiquitin carboxyl-terminal hydrolase 20 codes for MGDTRDICPHLDSIGEVTTDDLLLKSKGTCQSCGAVGPNLWACLQIGCPYVGCGESFADHSTLHAQAKKHNLTVNLTTFRVWCYACEREVFLEQRLAQPPSPPSKFPEQDSPLPAHPLKAVPIAVADEGESESEDDDLKPRGLTGMKNLGNSCYMNAALQALSNCPPLTQFFLECGGLVRTDKKPALCKSYQKLVSEVWHKKRPSYVVPSSLSHGIKLVNPMFRGYAQQDTQEFLRCLMDQLHEELKEPIVAETRDLDSSEQEEKREGDRSPSEDEFLSCDSSSDRGEGEGQSRTSGSMGSSSLAETELLIQDEAGRGISEKERMKDRKFSCGHRRSNSEQVDEDADVDTTMMPVDGRASPEMLPAPCPASPCRTPEPDNDAYVRCSSRPCSPVHHEMHSKLSSSPPRSSPARLGPSYILKKAQVQASGKKKKELRYRSVISDIFDGSILSLVQCLTCDRVSTTVETFQDLSLPIPGKEDLAKLHSAIYQNVPAKTGACGDSYASQGWIAFIMEYIRRFVVSCIPSWFWGPVVTLEDCLAAFFAADELKGDNMYSCERCKKLRNGVKYCKVLRLPEILCIHLKRFRHEVMYSFKINSHVSFPLEGLDLRPFLAKECVSQITTYDLLSVICHHGTAGSGHYIAYCQNVINGQWYEFDDQYVTEVHETVVQNAEAYVLFYRKSSEEAVRERQKVVSLASMKEHSLLQFYISREWLNKFNTFAEPGPITNHTFLCSHGGIPPNKYHYIDDLVVILPQNVWEYLYNRFGGGPAVNHLYVCSICQVEIEALAKRRRIEIDTFIKLNKAFQAEESPSVIYCISMQWFREWEAFVKGKDNEPPGPIDNTKIALTKPGGHVQVKQGADYGQISEETWLYLSTLYGGGPEIAIRQNVAQVQELENLHGEQKIEAETRAV; via the exons ATGGGGGACACAAGGGACATCTGTCCCCACCTGGATTCCATAGGAGAGGTGACCACGGATGATCTGCTGCTCAAATCCAAG GGAACTTGCCAGTCTTGTGGAGCTGTGGGACCAAACCTCTGGGCTTGTCTTCAG ATTGGCTGTCCTTATGTTGGCTGTGGGGAATCCTTTGCTGACCACAGCACACTTCATGCACAG GCCAAGAAGCACAACCTGACAGTGAACCTGACCACGTTCCGTGTGTGGTGCTATGCCTGTGAGAGGGAAGTGTTCCTGGAGCAGCGCCTGGCCCAGCCCCCCTCACCCCCCAGCAAGTTCCCTGAGCAG GATTCTCCTTTGCCTGCTCACCCTCTGAAAGCTGTTCCCATTGCAGTGGCTGATGAAGGCGAATCTGAATCAGAGGATGATGATTTGAAACCAAGAG GCCTTACTGGAATGAAAAATCTTGGGAACTCCTGCTACATGAATGCAGCACTTCAGGCTCTCTCAAACTG CCCACCTCTGACACAGTTTTTCCTGGAATGTGGTGGACTGGTCCGTACGGATAAGAAACCTGCCCTGTGCAAAAGTTACCAGAAGTTGGTGTCTGAGGTTTGGCACAAGAAACG CCCGAGTTATGTTGTTCCAAGCAGTCTCTCCCATGGAATCAAGCTTGTCAATCCCATGTTCCGAGGCTATGCACAGCAG GACACACAGGAGTTCCTGCGCTGCCTGATGGATCAGCTCCACGAGGAGCTGAAGGAACCCATCGTGGCAGAGACGAGGGACCTGGACAGCAGCGAGCAGGAGGAGAAGCGCGAGGGCGACCGAAGCCCTTCAGAGGACGAGTTCCTGTCCTGTGACTCCAGCAGTGACAGGGGTGAGGGAGAGGGCCAGAGTCGGACCTCAGGGAGCatgggcagcagctccctggcagagacagagctgctgATCCAGGATGAAGCAGGGAGAGGGATCTCAGAGAAAGAGAGGATGAAGGACAGGAAGTTCTCGTGCGGCCATCGGCGCAGCAACTCGGAGCAGGTGGATGAGGATGCAGATGTTGATACTACGATGATGCCAGTGGATGGCAGAGCCTCACCTGAGATGCTGccagctccctgtcctgccagcCCATGTAGGACACCAG AGCCTGACAATGATGCCTATGTGCGCTGCTCCTCGCGCCCCTGCAGCCCCGTCCACCATGAAATGCACTCCAAGCTGTCCAGCTCTCCTCCCCGCTCCAGTCCTGCCAGGCTTGGACCTTCCTACATACTCAAGAAAG CCCAGGTGCAGGCCTCTgggaaaaagaagaaggagCTGCGGTACCGCAGTGTGATTTCCGACATCTTCGACGGCTCCATCCTCAGCCTGGTGCAGTGCCTCACCTGTGACAGA GTTTCTACAACAGTGGAGACGTTCCAGGACCTGTCACTCCCAATCCCAGGGAAGGAAGACTTGGCCAAGCTGCACTCTGCCATCTACCAAAATGTGCCAGCCAAGACAGGAGCGTGTGGGGACAGCTATGCCTCACAGGGCTGGATTGCTTTCATCATGGAGTACATCCGCAG GTTTGTGGTGTCCTGTATCCCTagctggttttggggtcccgTGGTGACACTGGAGGATTGCCTTGCTGCCTTTTTTGCAGCAGATGAGTTGAAGG GCGACAACATGTACAGCTGCGAACGGTGCAAGAA gCTGCGGAATGGAGTAAAGTATTGCAAAGTCCTGCGCCTCCCAGAG ATCCTTTGCATCCACCTGAAGCGGTTCCGGCACGAGGTCATGTATTCCTTCAAGATCAACAGCCACGTCTCCTTccccctggaggggctggaccTGAGACCCTTCCTGGCCAAGGAGTGTGTGTCCCAAATCACCACCTACGACCTCCTGTCTGTCATCTGTCACCACGGCACGGCTGGCA GTGGGCACTACATTGCCTACTGCCAGAACGTGATCAATGGCCAGTGGTACGAGTTCGATGACCAGTACGTCACCGAGGTGCACGAGACCGTGGTGCAGAATGCAGAAGCCTACGTGCTGTTCTACAG gaaaaGCAGTGAGGAGGCTGTGAGAGAGCGTCAGAAGGTCGTGTCCCTGGCCAGCATGAAGGAGCACAGTTTGCTCCAGTTCTACATCTCTCGAGAGTGGCTCAATAAATTCAACACCTTTGCTGAGCCTGGGCCCATCACCAACCACACCTTTCTGTGCTCCCATGGAG GGATCCCTCCTAATAAATACCATTACATTGATGACCTGGTCGTGATTCTGCCCCAAAACGTGTGGGAATATCTCTACAACAG GTTTGGGGGTGGCCCTGCTGTGAACCATCTGTACGTGTGCTCCATTTGCCAAGTGGAGATCGAAGCCCTGGCCAAGCGCAGGAGGATCGAAATCGACACCTTCATCAAG CTGAACAAGGCTTTCCAGGCAGAGGAGTCTCCAAGTGTCATCTACTGTATCAGCATGCAGTGGTTCCGGGAGTGGGAGGCCTTTGTCAAGGGCAAGGACAATG AGCCCCCTGGACCAATTGACAACACCAAGATTGCCCTCACAAAACCAGGTGGCCACGTGCAAGTCAAGCAGG GTGCTGACTACGGGCAGATCTCCGAGGAGACCTGGCTTTATTTAAGCACCCTGTACGGGGGCGGGCCCGAGATCGCCATCAGACAGAACGTGGCCCaggtgcaggagctggagaacCTGCACGGGGAGCAGAAGATTGAGGCAGAGACTCGAGCAGTGTGA